Below is a window of Brassica rapa cultivar Chiifu-401-42 unplaced genomic scaffold, CAAS_Brap_v3.01 Scaffold0571, whole genome shotgun sequence DNA.
cagccttgtacttcttctcaatactggcccttcttgcgccatctcttgttcttcttcttgtggcagcacacttgtttcagatctttcttctcctagctgacttgcttcagctccttcttcccttagctgactctcttcagctccttcttcttgatcatttgattccacagcttgatcatgagagccagaactctcttctctacttgttccttcacggtttggagttcttgtttcattccccccctcatgctcaaggttggaagtctgatgatccggaactggggtagtgcttctccccccttgatgtccttgattcatgttgattccaaggccttctaggataatcctcaaggtttcagctctatcagaggtaagatccttcaagtcttcttgaatctgttcctcataatatcctttctcttcaacaaacttcacttctctagatactaacactctccttgtgttaggatcatagcacttatGAGATTTAGAGAATCTGAGTTGTATATGAGAGAGTAGTATGATTTAAAGTGAGTAGAGAAAGGATTAGTGACTAATGGATAATCATGATcgaaatgtgtagagagattaATAGgatagaactgtctaatcttatTATGAGATGGGATTACAATATTTATAGGAGAGACATTAGGGTTTACAAGTAAAGAGAAATGGCACTAGTcataagcatgtgaagtcaagggaagAAGGGCGCGGCTCATTTGAATTCTACGGATGGCAAAGCTCACATGCTTTTgctttgcctttacagcctgtccaaagACTGGATGGATAAGGCTCGTCCCGCCCTTATCTCTTAACGGTATGATGAGCTTAAACCTTCCTGGTACACTAGAGGctttactcatccaactccctCTTCCTTCATATCACTTAAGATGTACGGCcttgccctatccgtacataGGCCATACCATCCGTACACTTCCTCACTTCTTACCCAACTCTTCTTCTCCTGCTCATAATGgcttcctcatctcaacactccccctcaagcttaactttgtgaaagtctaagcttggatagccatgagatcttcctcattaaaaacctcaccaaagaaaacccattgggacaaaactttgatgagggaaaaagagtaaagacctcatgacttaggggatcagctccttctcttcccaagatcaatgagtcccaacctgatgtgaatggactccattgtcttttgccttgcagccttggtgaacacatcagccaactgatcttcactccttgtgtagcatggcaagataactcctaagatgatcatctgcctcaccttgtggcaatcaacttcaatgtgcttggttctctcatggaacaccgagttggaggcaatgtggatggcagcttggttgtcacaatgcatggtcattggcgtggcttgatcaatctccagcACCTGCTTAGGGAGGACACTCTACCTGAccttgaggatgtgtgtgcgcggattcagaaggagcaaggctccattgggctgtttgcaaagaaaggagacctttcccttgcaagtcaagcaactcaagaggagGGGAGTGAAGTtccgcaagcaaacaaggctgctgcgcatgggaagtttgaggagaggaggttcaatgggaactgtgatcactgcaagaagcatggccacaagaagacccaatgctggatccttcacccacacctcaagccggcaaagttcatgaaggaccgtgaggcaagggctaatgcATCAGATGGAACgagtggagctggtacaagcaaaggaaaggagatagatgggcgtgaAGGAGGTGATGGgaagtctcttgtagcctacactggagcaccaagcaaccgtgggaacaatgatcaggagtatctaaggagatctgatcttgatgccctcatcaagctattcaaggagaatggtaacacctatgagatttattcaacttcctggtgattctccaccactttatgtatccaaatcaagcttctcacaaagtgagtcatcctggtttgattggaacgacgaagaagctgtctcattcccaaactgggaaactggaatcacctgatttcaaagtgggataacttcttcttgccaactcctatgatatttattcaacttcctggtgattctccaccactttatgtatccaaataaagcttctcacaaagagattcatcctggtctgattggaacgatgaagaagcgtGTGACAGCTCTCATTGGATCagttttgaattaaagcaaccttatccttgacctcacatgcttagtctctctaaaacccttgtatctgatcctatatattgtaaactctgtcttgattaatgaataaCACAAGTTCATCAtaatctctctctagttcatcatgtttctcttctacatctcATAAATCAcctcatctcactttaatctttctctaaatctctcaatacctgttcaactctctaaaatcatatggtatcagagccaggttggctttggtattgagatttagagtgttcttcagcttcagttcatactctttcatactttcttttcggttctaacaaagcaagatggagggaaactacaaggtcattacagttcctgttgcgttgaagggtggtagtaactacctgttgtggtcaaggctggtgaagacagccattgggaggctagggctgtggagtcacatcacggatgatgcaaccaagccagtggctaaagacggagaaggagatgaaggtgtgggagatcaagttgctgctgccgagaagaagtggattcaagaagacttgatggttctttcagtgctacaagggtcccttgaagagcatctcttggaggcctacagctactgcgagactccaaaacacctgtgggaggtactccagaagacgtttgggaacgttaccaatctgaaccgtgtgtatgagattaagaaggccatcaacacactggtacaagatggggaagagttcaccaagcatttgggcaagtatagatccttgtggtctgagcttgaatcattgaggccaagcaccgcggatcaagagctactcatggagaggagggagcaggatcaggtgtttggattGCTGCTGACACTAGATCCTCCattcaatgatgtgatcaagcacatgttgaggatgccgagtcttccatctatggaggaagtgtgtgcgcagattcagaaggaagaggggtcacttggtatgtttggagggaaaggagacatggctctgtccaacaaggctgaagcaatccaagcaaacaaagctgcttaccgtggagaggaaaggaagttcagtggaaactgtgaccattgcaagaagccgggacacaagaggagtcagtgctggatcctacacccccatttgaagccggccaagttcaacaaggagagagagggaagagctcacctttctgcagagacaagtgaagccggcgcatcaggagctggctcatctggtcttgcgggtgaaagtgaaggaagagccttaacctctcaccaccaaggagctgtgaagaacatggatcatgaggtgatcaagaagtcaGACATTGATGCCTTGATCAAAGCCCTTAAAGAGTCTGGTAACACCCTTGGAAACACCCTTGGTTATTCCTATACTGCTcatgtgttgcctagaacttgTGATAGCTTGCTAGGAAACTTTGATAGAATGGGAAATGAACCAGATAGATATACAACCTTTGCTGCTGATAGGATGTCTAGAAATGAATCCACATTGCTTGATCTCATTGATAAATTGAAACTGGTAAAAGAATCACCTAGGAATCATATTGCTCAAGGAATAAAACCATTAattattgattcaggtgcttcacatcatatgataagtgatgatagccttataaagaacatagaaccggctcatggacatgtaatgattgcaaatggtgatagaattcctattagaggtgtaggagacttgaaactgtttaataaggattctaaagctttgtacatgcctgagtttacttctaatctattatctgttaagaggtgtaccaatgatcttcaatgcaatgttattttcagtcctaatgatgtgaaatttcaggatattgaaagcagtaagttgattgggcaaggagtaaccaaaggagacctttatttacttgaagacctttctttcatttctagttctagttgcttgttgagttccgttttaagtagaggtgcattgtggcattctaggctaggacatccacatgttagagccttaagcttaatgttaccaggtgtcatgtttaaaaataatgagtgtgaagcttgtattttgggaaaacattgtaagactgtgttcaagagatctactactatctatgataaatgctttgatcttgttcattctgatgtatggactgctccatgcttatctagggacaattacaaatactttgtcacattcatagatgagaaatccaaatacacctggataacactaattaaaacaaaggatagggttctagatgcatttagaaactttcaatcatatgtttctaaccagtataatgccaagattaagattttcaggtctgataatggtggagagtatactggccatgcattcaagaaccatctagctcaacatgggatacttcaccaaacgagttgcccttatacacctcaacaaaatggagtggctgagaggaagaacagacatcttatggaagtggctagatcaatgatgttccagatgagagtgccaaagagattctggagtgatgctgtgatcacggcttgctacctaatcaataggattccaaccaagatcctggaagataaagccccttatgaagttctcaacaacagcaagccagtcctagatcacctaagagtgtttgggtgtgtaagctatgttcttatcccgggagagatgagaaacaagctggaagcaaagagtatcaaagctatgatgataggatactcaaccacacagaagggatacaagtgctttgttcctgagacaaggagagttcttgtatcaagagacgtcaagttctttgaagagaagagctactatgaagataaagattggaaagagctggaggatctttcacaaccttcagatagagctacaagcttgagacagatactagaaggtcttggaattggaatgtcccaggagtcgacagagaatcagtcatctgaaggacaagaagctgaagaaccatctcaccttgatcatgagggagggaatggaattgagccggatgagaatcaagattttgcggatcatcctgatcAAGGTGGAGCTGAACCAAGTAATGAAGAGCTTAATGAGCTACCAGAACAAGGAGGAGTGGAAGCTACTGAAGTAGAAGCACCAGAGCAAGCACCAGCTGAGGtaccattaaggagaagcacacggctgaagagagatgcttccaactgggtaaacacgagagcgtactacaatgcccaggctgtggagcatccttctcaagctgtgtgttcatttgcttgttatccaaaggagcattgcgcattcatgatgagcctagatgaaagtagtataccaagatcatatgaagaagcaatgctacatcaagattggaaggaatctgttggagatgaagcaaatgccatgataaagaatgacacttggtttgaaagtgagttgccaaaaggaaagaaggcagtaactagcaagtggatattcaccattaagtatctacctgatggaaccattgagagaaagaagacaagactggtggctagaggatacactcaaacatatggggaagactacattgatacctttgctcccgttgccaagctacatacaataagaattgtattgtctcttgctgtgaaccttgagtgggagctttggcagatggatgtgaagaatgcctttcttcaaggagagctagaggatgaagtgtatatgcatccaccaccaggcctagagcatcttgtgaaacctggaaacgtattgagactcaagaaggctatctatggattaaagcaatctcctagagcatggtacaacaagttgagtactaccTTAAATGGacgtgggttcaagaagtctgaactggatcacactctcttcactctcactacaccctcaggtatcatctgtctacttgtatatgttgatgacattatcataacaggtagtgataaggctggtataaaagccacaaaggagtttttgaaatctgtgtttgaaatcaaagacttaggagaaatgaaatacttccttggaattgagttgtgtagatctaaggaaggattgttcatttcccaaaggaagtatacacttgatcttttgaaagatgcaggtatacaaggagataagacagcaaagatgcctcttgaagatggatacaagattccacgtgaggggaaggttgaagatagcaaggcctttcatgatccaaagctatacaggaagctagtagggaagctcatctacctcacaatcacacgaccagacatatgctttgctgtgaaccaagtaagccagcatatgcaagtcccaaaggagcatcactggcgcatggtggagagacttctcttgtatctgaatgggacgtcaagccttggagtgtggatgggatgcaacaagagcactgaagtggtgggatactgtgatgcggattaggctggagatagagcagacaggagatcaaccaccggctattgtacattcattggaggcaacttggtgacttggaagagtaagaagcagaaggtggtgtcttgttcaagcgctgaagctgagtatagagcaatgctgaagcttaccaatgagttggtatggatcaaaggaatattgaagcacttggagatagagcagggaactccaatgactatgcattgtgataatcaagcggctatacacattgcaaccaactcagtcttccatgagagaaccaagcacattgaagttgattgtcacaaggtgaggcagatgattgtcttgggagtgatcttgccatgctacacaaggagtgaggatcaacttgcggatgtgttcaccaaggccgcaagacaaaagactatggagtccattcataccagattgggactcatagatctttccccaaggagctgatcccctttgccatgaggtctttactctttttccctcatcaaggttttgtcccaatgggttttccttggtgaggtttttaatgaggaagatctcatggttgttccaagcttaactaagttactaagttaagcttgagggggagtgttaaaatGAGTTGTTCAGTATATGGGGAGATGACTTAAGGAgttgaggatgtgagaatgtggaggcaaagggaaggaaggttagggatcgaccaggccgtacaagaggccgtaccggccgtaccgtccgtactgtccgggtcgatccataactcgaccAAGAGAGAAGTTACCCGAGTGAAAGGgttaaacggccaaaggggtttACCTTAAGGGAAATgaccgtttggatggatagagtgactgAGCCTTATCcacacaggctggaacaggctgtaaaggcaaaaagGAACCGAGTCCAAGATGCCAAAAGCGTGTGACAGCTCTCATTGGATCagttttgaattaaagcaaccttatccttgacctcacatgcttagtctctctaaaacccttgtatctgatcctatatattgtaaactctgccttgattaatgaataacacgagttcatcataatctctctctagttcatcatgtttctcttctacatctcATAAATCAcctcatctcactttaatctttctctaaatctctcaatacctgttcaactctctaaaatcatatggaacgacgatgaagctatgagatttgagagctctggctgtgtatgtgtatgagaagccattagaggcagagaataaggtcttgaactagttgaataagaggtctgatgaaactagtatgaacttgaatcagaaacaaagagacttagagagattaagagattagagactaagaaaggggtagattaagggaatctgatcaagaacacacttttatatttatgaaggagttggggaaatcccccatactctctttagagagttacaaacgCCCATGAGGGTCTTTAGataggttttacactcttgcaaactcataaacctatatctaatggatagaaataacttaagaggaatggatggtgaggatgagttggtcttgttgtaatctgagtgatgtgtgctgattggataagctaagctggctcactttaattcaaaccaaggcaagctggctccttgcttgtgattggctctccttaggctcctcctaatcttcccatacatctgtccaggttcatggtcgtggctcccttctctttacagcaagagacagcctgtccaagaccagaactagccaatcacacacaaggaagctcccattggttgtttgcctccacaaagcatcttcttgattccctttgactagattcaaaccttggtgcctcacatcctgaatagtgatccaaatagtgaatagtcaacctgaatagtgactagtgattcactattcacttttacaccaacttgcccaaacttctccaatcttactgtggtaactctccaaagttactatggtaactttggagttactatctgacccaaatcttctctaaatggtgtctaagtccctcctggacttaaccctatctttgcacactcatccgaccacttctgaagccttaagactctcccaaagccttaacatacaatctctgaagatcttgccatgtctttgcacaagcaccaactcaactcatcacttttgcttctccacttcttctcttcaagttaacactccccctcaagcttgactctagctgatcctaagtcaagcttggaaccttgaagaacttcctcattaaaaacctcaccaaggaaaaccctttgggacaaaaccttgatgagggaaaaagagtaaagtctccaaggcctagggattggccagtgagtctttgtgccttaccaacaatgtaagggacacaaagactctggatcatggcctctacaatcatcccacgccttgtactctccttactgcctaatcttggtctctccccctttcacctaacctcttgttaggttgaagtgctcggacacaccagatcagcctcttcttggagatacaacttctcttactgagtcttggctgcttcttcttcttatagagtcgccaccttgttgcttgagctacatgaggatgcttcagccactctccaatcacctcaacacttgaagccgccttggatattgcttcttcatccttcatcATACTTTCCAACAGGTTGCTTCCTCTTCTAGAATAACCACCaagctctcttggat
It encodes the following:
- the LOC117130585 gene encoding uncharacterized protein LOC117130585, translated to MERREQDQVFGLLLTLDPPFNDVIKHMLRMPSLPSMEEVCAQIQKEEGSLGMFGGKGDMALSNKAEAIQANKAAYRGEERKFSGNCDHCKKPGHKRSQCWILHPHLKPAKFNKEREGRAHLSAETSEAGASGAGSSGLAGESEGRALTSHHQGAVKNMDHEVIKKSDIDALIKALKESGY